In one window of Fictibacillus phosphorivorans DNA:
- a CDS encoding GNAT family N-acetyltransferase, with protein sequence MEIRLLKPEDAKAYWELRLEALKSNPEAFASSYEEAIQRKDPLKEVASRLQEEGSYTFGMFDEDQLIGNVTLVQEKALKMQHRGNIYAMYVSAENRKAGVGRSLMKAVIQHAKSISVLEKLNLTVEANNEKAKNLYTTLGFKTYGYEEKALKVDGHFHDEEHMVLFL encoded by the coding sequence ATGGAAATTCGGCTCTTAAAACCCGAAGATGCGAAAGCATATTGGGAGCTTCGACTTGAGGCATTAAAATCAAATCCAGAAGCGTTCGCTTCAAGCTATGAAGAAGCGATACAAAGAAAAGACCCACTAAAAGAAGTAGCGAGCAGATTACAAGAAGAAGGCAGTTATACGTTCGGCATGTTTGATGAAGATCAGCTGATCGGCAATGTTACGTTAGTACAAGAAAAAGCTTTAAAGATGCAGCACCGCGGAAACATTTATGCCATGTATGTGAGCGCTGAGAATCGTAAAGCAGGCGTCGGACGATCTCTCATGAAAGCTGTTATCCAACACGCAAAAAGTATATCTGTTCTCGAGAAACTGAACTTAACAGTAGAAGCTAACAATGAAAAAGCAAAGAACCTTTACACTACACTCGGCTTTAAAACATACGGGTATGAAGAAAAAGCCCTTAAAGT